TTGACGCCTGCTCCGGCAGAGCGGAAGCCTTTGCTGCGGCAAACGCAAAACTTGCTTCAAAATTCGGCGTGAAGCTCCTCCCCGTCCAAAGCCCGAAAGAGGCCGTCACGGACGCGGACATAATAACAACCGTCACCACCGCGCGCGAACCTGTCTTTGACGCAGCGGACGTCAAACCGGGCTGCCATATCACCGGAGTCGGCTCCTACACTCCTGCGATGCGCGAACTGCCGGAAGAGCTGCTTGCGCGCGCCGCGCGCATCTTCGTAGACAATCGTGAAGCGGTGCTGGCGGAGGCCGGAGATTTTACCATCCCGATGAGCCGCGGCGCCTTCTCAAAAGAACGTATCGACGGCGAGCTTGGCGAACTGCTGCTTGGGCGCGTCGGCGGACGCGCCGCGCACGATGAAATCACGGTAATGAAGACGGTAGGCTTTGCGACGCTCGACGTCGTAAGCGCCGCTGAAATAGTAAAAAAGGCAAGAGCGGAGAAGGCCGGCACGGAAATCGCCTTTTAACGGCCTGCGCCGTGCAATATTTACCCGAGATATCCGGCGGCGCTACCTGCCGAATATCTCGGAGTGTGACCCTGTGCGGGTCAGCGTGAGAACGAGGGTCTCATTTTCAATCATATAAACGAGAAGCCAGTCGGGCTGAATGTGACATTCTCTGCACCCGGCGAAGCTGCCTGCAAGGGCGTGGTCGTTGTATTGAAAATCCAACGCGACGCCGTTTGCGAGCTTTTCAATGACGTCATACAGACGAGAGATCCTCTTGCCCTGTTTGATAGCTGTTTTGTGATCTCTTTTGAATTGTGAGGTCCAAACGACCTGATATTTATTAGTCATCAGCATTCAACCCAGCTATGATTTCTTCCATAGTATTATATCGTTTTACGTTCGGGTCGCGGGCTATGCGTTTGGCCTCCTTTATCGCTTCTATCGTCTCTC
The sequence above is drawn from the Cloacibacillus sp. genome and encodes:
- a CDS encoding ornithine cyclodeaminase family protein, whose amino-acid sequence is MLILTREDILKVFTMKDAIEADKKAFILHSEGKAVVPLRINIDNESRTGQLMFMPAYVGGDLNMGGVKIVSCFPANAEKGLPVIPATMPVIDGETGCVTAILDGTTLTQIRTAAISGAAIELLANEDAKIGALFGTGGQAAAQLEALMTARALSEVRIFDACSGRAEAFAAANAKLASKFGVKLLPVQSPKEAVTDADIITTVTTAREPVFDAADVKPGCHITGVGSYTPAMRELPEELLARAARIFVDNREAVLAEAGDFTIPMSRGAFSKERIDGELGELLLGRVGGRAAHDEITVMKTVGFATLDVVSAAEIVKKARAEKAGTEIAF
- a CDS encoding type II toxin-antitoxin system YafQ family toxin, yielding MTNKYQVVWTSQFKRDHKTAIKQGKRISRLYDVIEKLANGVALDFQYNDHALAGSFAGCRECHIQPDWLLVYMIENETLVLTLTRTGSHSEIFGR